Proteins from a single region of Crassaminicella profunda:
- a CDS encoding GTP pyrophosphokinase — translation MSVRHWKKILIPYEQAVEELKVKFKAIRNELRELSEYSPIEFVTGRVKKVSSIIEKAQKYGVAEEEIEEKIEDIAGIRIMCQFVDDIYKVVELIEQRDGKDLKIEYVKDYIKNRKESGYRSYHMIIKYPIQTAFGHKEILAEIQIRTLAMNFWATIEHSINYKYKKNVPEPIKERLKKSAEAAHLLDREMWTIRDEVINAQKFFEAKSNTVSSIVNNIQLLKSIGQEQKAKSFREKFNKALGKGNIVELIELSDSIKQAVDRYKAFE, via the coding sequence ATGAGCGTGAGGCACTGGAAAAAGATTCTAATACCTTATGAACAAGCAGTAGAAGAACTAAAAGTAAAATTTAAGGCAATTCGAAATGAACTGAGGGAATTGAGTGAGTATTCTCCAATAGAGTTTGTTACAGGAAGAGTTAAAAAAGTATCTAGTATTATAGAAAAAGCTCAAAAATATGGAGTTGCTGAGGAGGAAATTGAAGAAAAGATAGAAGATATAGCTGGAATCAGAATCATGTGTCAATTTGTAGATGATATATACAAAGTTGTAGAATTAATTGAGCAAAGAGATGGAAAAGATTTAAAAATTGAGTATGTGAAAGATTACATAAAAAATAGGAAAGAAAGTGGCTATAGAAGCTATCATATGATTATAAAGTATCCTATACAAACGGCATTTGGACATAAAGAGATTCTTGCTGAAATTCAAATACGCACTCTAGCCATGAATTTTTGGGCGACTATTGAACATTCAATTAATTATAAATACAAAAAAAATGTTCCAGAACCTATAAAAGAAAGATTGAAAAAGTCGGCAGAAGCTGCCCATCTTTTAGATAGGGAAATGTGGACCATTCGAGATGAAGTCATCAATGCACAAAAGTTTTTTGAAGCAAAATCCAATACAGTTTCTAGTATTGTTAATAACATTCAACTCTTAAAAAGTATTGGACAAGAACAAAAAGCTAAGAGCTTTAGAGAAAAATTTAATAAAGCTTTAGGAAAAGGAAATATTGTTGAATTAATAGAACTATCGGATTCTATTAAGCAGGCAGTAGATAGATATAAAGCATTTGAATAA
- a CDS encoding HAD family hydrolase: MKEILMVWDIDGTLINGKGCGRAAMEKAFYKLFGRERAFEDVRMAGRLDAMIVKDAFFKHTIIDGDKKLFFDTYCKILEEILKRKEYIEILPGVKNILAYNSKEHKFFHALGTGNIERGARLKLEVHDLNQYFLVGGFGDEEVERWEIIQRAIQRAQKVHEIKYHKENIYVIGDTKLDIECAKILGIKSIAVATGGNSVEELKTHSPDYLLENLEDKNKFLKIFD; this comes from the coding sequence ATGAAAGAAATATTAATGGTATGGGATATTGATGGAACATTGATTAATGGGAAGGGTTGTGGTAGAGCTGCTATGGAAAAAGCCTTCTATAAATTATTTGGACGAGAGAGAGCTTTTGAAGATGTAAGGATGGCAGGTCGGTTAGATGCAATGATAGTAAAGGATGCTTTTTTTAAGCATACAATTATAGATGGAGATAAAAAATTATTTTTTGATACGTATTGCAAAATCCTTGAGGAAATTCTTAAAAGGAAAGAATATATAGAAATTTTACCAGGGGTAAAAAATATTCTTGCGTATAATAGTAAAGAACATAAGTTTTTTCATGCTTTAGGGACAGGGAATATTGAAAGAGGAGCAAGACTTAAGTTAGAAGTGCATGATTTGAATCAATATTTCTTGGTAGGTGGTTTTGGAGACGAGGAAGTAGAAAGATGGGAAATTATTCAAAGAGCAATCCAGCGTGCACAAAAGGTTCATGAAATAAAATATCATAAAGAAAATATTTATGTGATAGGAGATACAAAATTAGATATTGAATGTGCAAAAATATTAGGGATAAAAAGTATTGCTGTAGCTACAGGGGGAAATAGTGTAGAAGAATTAAAGACACATTCTCCAGATTATTTATTAGAAAACTTAGAAGACAAAAATAAATTTTTAAAGATATTTGATTAA
- the gap gene encoding type I glyceraldehyde-3-phosphate dehydrogenase produces MSVKVGINGFGRIGKNVLRAWLERQMDIEIVAINSTSGPEKHAHIFKYDSLYGILPYEVKATKNSIIVGDKEIVFTAHRDPAQIPWKELGVDIVIESTGKFRTKEECQKHIEAGAKKVIITAPGKNEDKTIVMGVNHIEYDPAEHHIVSNASCTTNCLAPVAKVLHDEFKIVKGLMTTVHAYTNDQKILDLPHKDLRRARAAAQSIIPTTTGAAKAVSLVLPELEGKLHGMAMRVPIPVVSVVDLVVELEKSTTAEEVNSKLKEAAEGSLYGILGYSDEPLVSIDYKKDYRSSIVDGLSTAMVDEHMIKVVAWYDNEWGYSNRVIDLAEYMGEMGFQYKHEEHKEAVRSYCMA; encoded by the coding sequence ATGTCAGTAAAAGTAGGAATTAATGGTTTTGGAAGAATTGGTAAAAATGTATTAAGAGCATGGTTAGAAAGACAAATGGATATTGAAATTGTAGCTATTAATAGTACGAGTGGTCCAGAAAAGCATGCTCATATATTTAAGTATGATTCACTTTATGGCATTTTGCCCTATGAAGTAAAGGCTACTAAAAATTCAATTATTGTAGGCGATAAAGAAATTGTATTTACAGCCCATAGGGATCCTGCACAAATTCCTTGGAAGGAATTAGGAGTAGATATTGTTATTGAATCTACTGGAAAATTTAGAACAAAAGAAGAGTGTCAAAAACATATTGAAGCAGGAGCAAAAAAGGTGATTATTACTGCTCCAGGGAAAAACGAAGATAAGACCATTGTTATGGGTGTAAATCATATTGAATATGATCCAGCTGAGCATCATATTGTGTCTAATGCATCTTGTACAACAAATTGCTTAGCACCAGTGGCGAAGGTACTTCATGATGAATTTAAAATTGTAAAAGGATTAATGACAACGGTACATGCATATACAAATGATCAAAAAATATTAGATTTACCACATAAGGATTTAAGAAGGGCAAGGGCAGCAGCTCAGTCTATTATTCCTACTACAACAGGTGCAGCTAAAGCTGTTTCATTAGTACTACCAGAATTAGAAGGAAAGTTACATGGAATGGCAATGCGTGTACCTATTCCAGTAGTTTCTGTAGTAGACTTAGTTGTTGAATTAGAAAAATCTACTACAGCAGAGGAAGTGAATAGTAAGTTAAAAGAAGCTGCAGAAGGGTCATTATATGGTATTTTAGGGTATTCTGATGAACCTCTTGTTTCAATAGACTATAAAAAGGATTATCGTTCATCTATTGTAGATGGATTATCTACTGCAATGGTTGATGAGCATATGATAAAAGTTGTTGCGTGGTATGATAATGAGTGGGGATACTCTAATAGAGTAATTGATTTAGCAGAATATATGGGGGAAATGGGATTTCAATATAAGCATGAGGAGCATAAAGAAGCTGTTAGAAGTTATTGTATGGCATAA